Proteins from a genomic interval of Aquila chrysaetos chrysaetos chromosome 20, bAquChr1.4, whole genome shotgun sequence:
- the MST1R gene encoding LOW QUALITY PROTEIN: macrophage-stimulating protein receptor (The sequence of the model RefSeq protein was modified relative to this genomic sequence to represent the inferred CDS: deleted 1 base in 1 codon), producing the protein MGLSRRACLLLALALAPLGADTWQCPRIPYSSTRNFSVPYTLPGLDAGSPVQNVAVFADSAGPAAVFVAIRNRILLASPELRLLSVLVTGPVGSAECEICRLCPAAADGPEDTDNVLLLLDPLEPWLYSCGTARHGLCYQHQLEVRDGKVAITTTRCLYSATGNGPASCPDCVASPLGTSATVVATSYASFFYLGSTINSSVAARYSPQSVSVRRLKGTLDGFSDDFQWLTVLPQYRDNYTIHYVHSFADGDHVYFLTVQQERPGSAAYHTRLARLSTHERDLRRYRELVLDCRFESKRRRRRRRRGGEEDAERDVAYNVLQAAHAARPGARLARDLGINDTDTVLFGAFAESRLESRVPREDSAVCAFPLRLLNQAIEEGMEKCCGTGHRPLLRGLSFFQPVEYCPHNVNLSAPVANTSCWDQPTLVPAASHKVDLFNGQLAGVLLTSIFVTALGDVTVAHLGTAEGRIFQMVLQRSSSYLLTLANFSLGEPGPVRGAMGLQSHSLFFTAGTKVWRLNVTGPGCRHFSTCQRCLRAERFMGCGWCGDGCARRHECAGPWVQDSCPPVLTDFHPRSAPLRGRTRVTLCGMTFRSHSDLYPRRSPPGAYRVAVGRRGCTVLPEESKSHRPLPTSRRKDFVDVLVCELEPGGPTAAGGPASVVLTVEEPAGPSSFRVHGSATLGGFAFVEPHVSALHPPFGPRGGGTHLSLRGTHLSAGSSWRVMVNGSECPLAGQPRQGEEAIRCTAPATGGLGSARVALWIDGEEFLAPLPFQYRPDPFISAVVPSCSYEGSILTVIGTHLDSVYRAKIRFQAGGVRTEAVECEGPRAPERLLCRSPAFPFESKVETAPGNLSVLLDGAAGRQLFRLRYYPRPKVFPLEQEDGRLRLKPGDDEIEVHQLGLDAVATCMNITMTVGGRDCHPNVLKNEVTCRLPRELRLPPAGAPVEICMNGACEALGWVLPPPASLDLAASLALGIGVTFLVCCILAAALLRWRWRKRRGTENLELLVQPGRGDPPTTTQRPGVDYREVLVLPAAGGPGPLGTRARFAGTGAGVAGGGSPVPLLRATSCCLEDLRPELLEEVKDILIPEERLVTHRHQVIGKGHFGSVCHGTYTDPLLGDLHCAVKSLHRITDVEEVEEFLREGILMKSFHHPQVLSLLGVCLPRHGLPLVVLPYMRHGDLRHFIRAQERSPTVKDLIGFGLQVALGMEYLAQKKFVHRDLAARNCMLDETLTVKVADFGLARDVFGKEYYSIQRHRHAKLPVKWMALESLQTQKFTTKSDVWSFGVLMWELLTRGASPYPGVDPYDMASYLLRGRRLPQPCHCPDTLYRVLLSCWAPAPEERPSFTGLVGELERVLATLEGEHYVNLAVTYVNLECGPPFPPATLGQLPVGEDEDEDNEEEEEEEEEEEDTSMC; encoded by the exons ATGGGGCTGTCACGTCGCGCGTGCCTCTTGCTGGCGCTCGCCCTGGCCCCGCTGGGCGCCGACACCTGGCAGTGCCCCCGCATCCCTTACAGCTCCACCAGGAACTTCTCCGTCCCCTACACGCTGCCTGGCCTCGACGCCGGCAGCCCCGTGCAGAACGTCGCCGTCTTCGCCGACtccgccggcccggccgccgTCTTCGTGGCCATCCGCAACCGCATCCTGCTGGCCAGCCCCGAGCTGCGCCTCCTCTCCGTCCTTGTCACCGGCCCGGTGGGCAGCGCTGAGTGTGAGATCTGCCGCCTGTGCCCGGCTGCCGCGGACGGCCCCGAGGACACGGACAacgtcctgctgctgctggaccCGCTGGAGCCATGGCTGTACAGCTGCGGCACAGCGCGGCACGGGCTGTGCTACCAGCACCAGCTGGAGGTGCGGGACGGCAAGGTGGCCATCACGACCACGCGCTGCCTGTACTCGGCCACGGGCAACGGCCCTGCGTCCTGCCCCGACTGCGTGGCCAGCCCCCTGGGGACAAGTGCCACCGTGGTGGCCACCTCCTACGCTTCTTTCTTCTACCTCGGCTCCACCATCAACAGCAGCGTGGCGGCACGGTACAGCCCGCAGTCGGTGTCCGTCCGCAGGCTGAAGGGCACCTTGGACGGCTTTTCGGATGACTTCCAGTGGCTGACGGTGCTGCCGCAATACCGGGACAACTACACCATCCACTACGTGCACTCCTTCGCCGACGGGGACCACGTCTACTTCCTGACGGTGCAGCAGGAGCGGCCGGGCTCGGCAGCGTACCACACGCGCCTGGCACGGCTCAGCACCCACGAGCGCGACCTCCGCCGCTACCGCGAGCTCGTCCTCGACTGCCGCTTCGAGTCcaagcggcggcggcggcggcggcggcgcggcggcgaGGAGGACGCCGAGCGGGATGTCGCCTACAAcgtgctgcaggcagcccacgccgcccgccccggcgcccGCCTGGCCCGCGACCTCGGCATCAACGACACCGACACGGTGCTCTTCGGCGCCTTTGCCGAGAGCCGGCTGGAGAGCCGGGTGCCGCGGGAGGACTCGGCCGTCTGCGCCTTCCCCCTCCGCCTCCTCAACCAGGCCATAGAGGAGGGCATGGAGAAGTGCTGCGGCACCGGGCACCGGCCGCTGCTGCGGGGGCTCAGCTTCTTCCAACCGGTGGAGTACTGCCCGCACAAC GTGAACCTCTCGGCACCGGTGGCCAACACCAGCTGTTGGGACCAGCCCACCCTCGTCCCCGCTGCCTCCCATAAGGTGGACCTGTTCAACGGGCAGCTGGCCGGCGTCCTCCTCACCTCCATCTTCGTCACCGCCCTGGGGGACGTCACCGTGGCCCACCTGGGCACGGCGGAGGGACGCATCTTCCAG ATGGTGCTCCAGCGCTCCAGCTCCTACCTCCTCACCTTGGCCAACTTCTCCCtgggggagccggggccggTGCGGGGTGCCATGGGGCTGCAGAGCCACTCGCTGTTCTTCACTGCTGGCACCAAG GTGTGGCGCCTGAACGTCACCGGTCCTGGCTGCCGCCACTTCTCCACGTGCCAGCGCTGCCTGCGAGCGGAGCGCTTCATGGGCTGCGGCTGGTGCGGGGATGGGTGCGCGCGCCGCCACGAGTGCGCCGGCCCCTGGGTCCAGGACAGCTGCCCACCCGTCCTCACCGAC TTCCACCCCCGGAGCGCCCCGCTGCGGGGCCGGACGCGGGTGACGCTCTGCGGCATGACATTCCGCTCCCACTCGGACCTCTacccccgccgcagcccccccggTGCTTACCGGGTGGCGGTGGGCCGGCGAGGCTGCACCGTGCTGCCGGAGGAGAGCAAGAGCCACAG ACCCCTGCCCACCTCCCGCCGCAAGGACTTTGTGGACGTGCTGGTGTGTGAGCTGGAGCCGGGGGGCCCGACGGCAGCGGGGGGCCCGGCGTCTGTGGTGCTCACCGTGGAGGAACCCGCCGGACCCTCCAGCTTCCGCGTCCACGGCTCCGCCACGCTCGGCGGCTTCGCCTTCGTG GAGCCCCACGTCAGCGCCCTGCACCCGCCGTTTGGCCCCCGGGGGGGTGGCACCCACCTCTCCCTGCGTGGCACCCACCTCTCAGCGGGGAGCAGCTGGCGAGTGATGGTCAACGGCTCCGAGTGCCCCCTGGCCGGGCAGCCCAG GCAGGGCGAGGAGGCAATTCGGTGCACGGCTCCCGCCACCGGTGGCCTGGGCTCAGCCCGGGTGGCCCTGTGGATCGACGGGGAGGAGTTCCTGGCCCCTCTGCCCTTCCAGTACCGCCCCGACCCCTTCATTTCGGCCGTCGTCCCCAGCTGCAGCTATGA GGGCTCGATACTCACCGTCATCGGCACCCACCTGGACTCGGTGTATCGTGCCAAGATCCGCTTTCAAGCCGGCGGCGTGAGGACCGAAGCCGTG GAGTGCGAGGGCCCGCGGGCGCCGGAGCGGCTGCTGTGCCGAAGCCCAGCCTTCCCCTTCGAGAGCAAGGTGGAGACGGCGCCGGGGAACCTGAGCGTGCTGCTGGACGGTGCCGCTGGCCGCCAGCTCTTCCGCCTCCGCTACTACCCCCGGCCCAAGGTCTTCCCCTTGGAGCAGGAGGACGGGCGCCTCCGCCTCAAGCCCGGCGACGACGAGATCGAGGTGCAC CAATTGGGGCTGGACGCCGTGGCCACCTGCATGAACATCACCATGACGGTGGGCGGCCGGGACTGCCACCCCAACGTGCTGAAGAACGAGGTGACGTGCCGCCTGCCCCGTGAGCTGCGTCTGCCCCCGGCCGGGGCCCCCGTGGAG ATCTGCATGAATGGTGCCTGCGAGGCgctgggctgggtgctg cccccccccgcctcgctgGACCTGGCCGCCAGCCTGGCCCTGGGCATCGGTGTCACCTTCCTGGTCTGCTGCATCCTGGCCGCCGCGCTGCTCCGCTGGCgctggaggaagagaaggg GGACGGAGaacctggagctgctggtgcagCCCGGCCGCGGCgacccccccaccaccacccagcgGCCCGGCGTCGACTACAGGGAGGTGCTGG tgctgcccGCGGCAGGCGGTCCCGGCCCACTGGGGACCCGGGCGCGCTTCGCCGGCACCGGTGCCGGCGTGGCGGGTGGCGGCTCCCCCGTGCCCCTGCTCAGGGCCACATCCTGCTGCCTGGAGGACCTGAGgccggagctgctggaggaggtgaaGGACATCCTCATCCCCGAGGAGCGGCTCGTCACCCACCGCCACCAGGTCATCGGCAAAG GGCACTTCGGCAGCGTCTGCCACGGCACCTACACGGACCCGCTGCTGGGGGACCTCCACTGTGCCGTCAAGTCCCTGCACC GCATCACGGAcgtggaggaggtggaggagttCCTGCGCGAGGGCATCCTCATGAAGAGCTTCCACCACCCCCAGGTGCTCTCGCTGCTGGGGGTGTGCCTGCCCCGCCACGGGCTGCCCCTCGTTGTCCTGCCCTACATGCGCCATGGGGACCTGCGCCACTTCATCCGTGCCCAGGAGCGG AGCCCCACGGTGAAGGATCTCATCGGCTTCGGGCTGCAGGTGGCCCTGGGCATGGAGTACCTGGCCCAGAAGAAGTTTGTGCATCGGGATCTGGCGGCCAGGAACTGCAT GCTGGACGAGACGCTGACGGTGAAGGTGGCCGACTTCGGGCTGGCGCGGGATGTGTTCGGCAAAGAGTACTACAGCATCCAGCGGCACCGCCACGCCAAGCTGCCCGTCAAGTGGATGGCACTGGAGAGCCTCCAGACCCAAAAATTCACCACCAAGTCGGACGTG TGGTCCTTCGGGGTGCTCATGTGGGAGCTGCTGACGCGGGGGGCATCGCCGTACCCCGGGGTGGACCCCTACGACATGGCCAGCTACCTGCTGCGGGGGAGACGCCTTCCGCAGCCCTGCCACTGCCCTGACACCCT GTACAgggtgctgctgagctgctgggcgCCGGCGCCCGAGGAGAGGCCGTCCTTCACGGGGCTGGTGGGCGAGCTGGAGCGTGTCCTGGCCACGCTGGAGGGCGAGCACTATGTCAACCTGGCCGTCACCTACGTCAATCTGGAGTGtggcccccccttcccccctgccACCCTGGGGCAGCTGCCTGTTGGcgaggatgaggatgaggataacgaggaggaggaggaagaggaggaagaggaggaggacacATCCATGTGCTGA
- the MON1A gene encoding vacuolar fusion protein MON1 homolog A isoform X2 yields the protein MQVLLRGMAADVHKKKGWEVPNGSLAPGDGQHAERSESPTPGLAQGTEPGAGQEGAMFVHTRSYEDLTSPEDGAATARSPEERRGEPAEPTSMEQISKDFSELSTQLTGMALDLEEEMRQSKEGKLEPSPQTTRRDSVLSGKEEEDVTMDAWRMHRKHVFVLSEAGKPVYSRYGSEEALSSTMGVMMALVSFLEAEKNAIRSIHADGYKVVFVRRSPLVLVAVARTRQSEQEIAHELLYIYYQILSLLTWTQLNHIFQQKQNYDLRRLLAGSERITDNLLDLMAHDPSFLMGAVRCLPLAASVRDAVSTSLQQAKAKSLVFSILLSGNQLVSLVRKKDQFLHPIDLHLLFNLISSSSSFREGEAWTPICLPKFNSSGFFHAHISYLEQEMDLCLLLVSTDREDFFTVSDCKRRFQERLRRRGVHHALQEALRTPFYSVAQVGIPDLRHFIYKSKSSGLFTSPEIEAPYVREEEKERLLGLYQYLHSRAHNSSRPLKNIYFTGPRENLLAWVTSAFELYICYSPLGTKAGAISAVNKLMKWIRKEEDRLFILTPQTY from the exons ATGCAGGTCCTGCTCCGAGGAATGGCTGCAGATGTCCACAAGAAGAAAGGCTGGGAAGTGCCCAACGGGTCCCTGGCGCCGGGAGATGGGCAGCACGCGGAGCGGTCCGAGAGCCCCACGCCGGGGCTGGCGCAGGGGACGGAGCCAG GGGCGGGCCAGGAGGGAGCCATGTTCGTGCACACCCGCTCCTATGAGGACCTGACGAGTCCCGAGGACGGGGCGGCCACGGCACGGAGCCCGGAGGAGAGGCGGGGGGAGCCGGCCGAGCCAACCAGCATGGAGCAGATCAGCAAGGACTTCAGCGAGCTGAGCACGCAGCTCACGGGCATGGCCCTCGacctggaggaggagatgaGGCAAAGCAAGGAGGGGAAGCTGGAGCCGTCCCCGCAGACCACCCGCCGCGACTCGGTGCTGTcgggcaaggaggaggaggatgtgaCCATGGACGCCTGGCGCATGCACCGGAAGCACGTCTTTGTGCTGAGCGAGGCGGGCAAGCCCGTGTACTCCCGCTATGGCTCCGAGGAGGCCCTCTCCAGCACCATGGGCGTCATGATGGCCCTGGTGTCCTTCCTGGAGGCTGAGAAAAACGCCATCCGGTCCATCCATGCAG ATGGCTACAAGGTGGTCTTTGTGCGGAGGAGCCCGCTGGTGCTGGTGGCAGTGGCGCGGACCCGGCAGTCGGAGCAGGAGATCGCCCACGAGCTGCTCTACATCTACTACCAGATCCTGAGCCTGCTCACCTGGACCCAGCTCAACCACATCTtccagcagaagcagaactATGACCTGCGCAGGCTCCTGGCCGGCTCCGAGCGCATCACTGACAACCTGCTGGACCTCATGGCCCACGACCCCAGCTTCCTCATGGGCGCCGTGCGCTGCCTGCCCCTGGCTGCCAGTGTCCGGGATGCTGTCAGCACCAGCCTCCAGCAGGCCAAGGCCAAGAGCCTGGTCTTCTCCATCCTTCTGTCAGGGAACCAGCTGGTGTCTCTCGTGAGGAAGAAGGATCAGTTCCTCCACCCCATTGACCTCCATCTGCTCTTCAACCTCAtcagctcttcttcctcctttcgGGAGGGCGAAGCCTGGACTCCTATTTGTCTCCCAAAGTTCAACTCCAGCGGCTTCTTCCATGCCCACATCTCCTACCTGGAGCAGGAGATGGACCTGTGCCTCCTGCTGGTCTCCACCGACCGCGAGGACTTCTTCACCGTCTCTGACTGTAAGCGGCGCTTCCAGGAGCGCCTGCGGCGGCGGGGGGTGCACCACGCTCTGCAGGAGGCCCTGCGCACCCCCTTTTACAGCGTCGCCCAGGTGGGCATCCCCGACCTCCGACACTTCATCTACAAGTCCAAGAGCTCCGGGCTCTTCACCAG CCCTGAGATTGAGGCACCCTACGTgcgggaggaggagaaggagaggctCTTGGGGCTCTACCAGTACCTCCACAGCCGGGCTCACAACTCTTCACGCCCCCTGAAGAACATCTACTTCACAGGCCCCCGTGAGAACCTCCTGGCGTGG GTAACCAGCGCCTTCGAGCTCTACATATGCTACAGTCCCCTGGGGACCAAGGCTGGCGCCATCAGTGCTGTCAACAAGCTCATGAAGTGGATCCGCAAGGAGGAAGACCGACTCTTCATCCTCACGCCCCAGACGTACTGA
- the MON1A gene encoding vacuolar fusion protein MON1 homolog A isoform X3, whose amino-acid sequence MAADVHKKKGWEVPNGSLAPGDGQHAERSESPTPGLAQGTEPGAGQEGAMFVHTRSYEDLTSPEDGAATARSPEERRGEPAEPTSMEQISKDFSELSTQLTGMALDLEEEMRQSKEGKLEPSPQTTRRDSVLSGKEEEDVTMDAWRMHRKHVFVLSEAGKPVYSRYGSEEALSSTMGVMMALVSFLEAEKNAIRSIHAADGYKVVFVRRSPLVLVAVARTRQSEQEIAHELLYIYYQILSLLTWTQLNHIFQQKQNYDLRRLLAGSERITDNLLDLMAHDPSFLMGAVRCLPLAASVRDAVSTSLQQAKAKSLVFSILLSGNQLVSLVRKKDQFLHPIDLHLLFNLISSSSSFREGEAWTPICLPKFNSSGFFHAHISYLEQEMDLCLLLVSTDREDFFTVSDCKRRFQERLRRRGVHHALQEALRTPFYSVAQVGIPDLRHFIYKSKSSGLFTSPEIEAPYVREEEKERLLGLYQYLHSRAHNSSRPLKNIYFTGPRENLLAWVTSAFELYICYSPLGTKAGAISAVNKLMKWIRKEEDRLFILTPQTY is encoded by the exons ATGGCTGCAGATGTCCACAAGAAGAAAGGCTGGGAAGTGCCCAACGGGTCCCTGGCGCCGGGAGATGGGCAGCACGCGGAGCGGTCCGAGAGCCCCACGCCGGGGCTGGCGCAGGGGACGGAGCCAG GGGCGGGCCAGGAGGGAGCCATGTTCGTGCACACCCGCTCCTATGAGGACCTGACGAGTCCCGAGGACGGGGCGGCCACGGCACGGAGCCCGGAGGAGAGGCGGGGGGAGCCGGCCGAGCCAACCAGCATGGAGCAGATCAGCAAGGACTTCAGCGAGCTGAGCACGCAGCTCACGGGCATGGCCCTCGacctggaggaggagatgaGGCAAAGCAAGGAGGGGAAGCTGGAGCCGTCCCCGCAGACCACCCGCCGCGACTCGGTGCTGTcgggcaaggaggaggaggatgtgaCCATGGACGCCTGGCGCATGCACCGGAAGCACGTCTTTGTGCTGAGCGAGGCGGGCAAGCCCGTGTACTCCCGCTATGGCTCCGAGGAGGCCCTCTCCAGCACCATGGGCGTCATGATGGCCCTGGTGTCCTTCCTGGAGGCTGAGAAAAACGCCATCCGGTCCATCCATGCAG CAGATGGCTACAAGGTGGTCTTTGTGCGGAGGAGCCCGCTGGTGCTGGTGGCAGTGGCGCGGACCCGGCAGTCGGAGCAGGAGATCGCCCACGAGCTGCTCTACATCTACTACCAGATCCTGAGCCTGCTCACCTGGACCCAGCTCAACCACATCTtccagcagaagcagaactATGACCTGCGCAGGCTCCTGGCCGGCTCCGAGCGCATCACTGACAACCTGCTGGACCTCATGGCCCACGACCCCAGCTTCCTCATGGGCGCCGTGCGCTGCCTGCCCCTGGCTGCCAGTGTCCGGGATGCTGTCAGCACCAGCCTCCAGCAGGCCAAGGCCAAGAGCCTGGTCTTCTCCATCCTTCTGTCAGGGAACCAGCTGGTGTCTCTCGTGAGGAAGAAGGATCAGTTCCTCCACCCCATTGACCTCCATCTGCTCTTCAACCTCAtcagctcttcttcctcctttcgGGAGGGCGAAGCCTGGACTCCTATTTGTCTCCCAAAGTTCAACTCCAGCGGCTTCTTCCATGCCCACATCTCCTACCTGGAGCAGGAGATGGACCTGTGCCTCCTGCTGGTCTCCACCGACCGCGAGGACTTCTTCACCGTCTCTGACTGTAAGCGGCGCTTCCAGGAGCGCCTGCGGCGGCGGGGGGTGCACCACGCTCTGCAGGAGGCCCTGCGCACCCCCTTTTACAGCGTCGCCCAGGTGGGCATCCCCGACCTCCGACACTTCATCTACAAGTCCAAGAGCTCCGGGCTCTTCACCAG CCCTGAGATTGAGGCACCCTACGTgcgggaggaggagaaggagaggctCTTGGGGCTCTACCAGTACCTCCACAGCCGGGCTCACAACTCTTCACGCCCCCTGAAGAACATCTACTTCACAGGCCCCCGTGAGAACCTCCTGGCGTGG GTAACCAGCGCCTTCGAGCTCTACATATGCTACAGTCCCCTGGGGACCAAGGCTGGCGCCATCAGTGCTGTCAACAAGCTCATGAAGTGGATCCGCAAGGAGGAAGACCGACTCTTCATCCTCACGCCCCAGACGTACTGA
- the MON1A gene encoding vacuolar fusion protein MON1 homolog A isoform X1, with protein sequence MQVLLRGMAADVHKKKGWEVPNGSLAPGDGQHAERSESPTPGLAQGTEPGAGQEGAMFVHTRSYEDLTSPEDGAATARSPEERRGEPAEPTSMEQISKDFSELSTQLTGMALDLEEEMRQSKEGKLEPSPQTTRRDSVLSGKEEEDVTMDAWRMHRKHVFVLSEAGKPVYSRYGSEEALSSTMGVMMALVSFLEAEKNAIRSIHAADGYKVVFVRRSPLVLVAVARTRQSEQEIAHELLYIYYQILSLLTWTQLNHIFQQKQNYDLRRLLAGSERITDNLLDLMAHDPSFLMGAVRCLPLAASVRDAVSTSLQQAKAKSLVFSILLSGNQLVSLVRKKDQFLHPIDLHLLFNLISSSSSFREGEAWTPICLPKFNSSGFFHAHISYLEQEMDLCLLLVSTDREDFFTVSDCKRRFQERLRRRGVHHALQEALRTPFYSVAQVGIPDLRHFIYKSKSSGLFTSPEIEAPYVREEEKERLLGLYQYLHSRAHNSSRPLKNIYFTGPRENLLAWVTSAFELYICYSPLGTKAGAISAVNKLMKWIRKEEDRLFILTPQTY encoded by the exons ATGCAGGTCCTGCTCCGAGGAATGGCTGCAGATGTCCACAAGAAGAAAGGCTGGGAAGTGCCCAACGGGTCCCTGGCGCCGGGAGATGGGCAGCACGCGGAGCGGTCCGAGAGCCCCACGCCGGGGCTGGCGCAGGGGACGGAGCCAG GGGCGGGCCAGGAGGGAGCCATGTTCGTGCACACCCGCTCCTATGAGGACCTGACGAGTCCCGAGGACGGGGCGGCCACGGCACGGAGCCCGGAGGAGAGGCGGGGGGAGCCGGCCGAGCCAACCAGCATGGAGCAGATCAGCAAGGACTTCAGCGAGCTGAGCACGCAGCTCACGGGCATGGCCCTCGacctggaggaggagatgaGGCAAAGCAAGGAGGGGAAGCTGGAGCCGTCCCCGCAGACCACCCGCCGCGACTCGGTGCTGTcgggcaaggaggaggaggatgtgaCCATGGACGCCTGGCGCATGCACCGGAAGCACGTCTTTGTGCTGAGCGAGGCGGGCAAGCCCGTGTACTCCCGCTATGGCTCCGAGGAGGCCCTCTCCAGCACCATGGGCGTCATGATGGCCCTGGTGTCCTTCCTGGAGGCTGAGAAAAACGCCATCCGGTCCATCCATGCAG CAGATGGCTACAAGGTGGTCTTTGTGCGGAGGAGCCCGCTGGTGCTGGTGGCAGTGGCGCGGACCCGGCAGTCGGAGCAGGAGATCGCCCACGAGCTGCTCTACATCTACTACCAGATCCTGAGCCTGCTCACCTGGACCCAGCTCAACCACATCTtccagcagaagcagaactATGACCTGCGCAGGCTCCTGGCCGGCTCCGAGCGCATCACTGACAACCTGCTGGACCTCATGGCCCACGACCCCAGCTTCCTCATGGGCGCCGTGCGCTGCCTGCCCCTGGCTGCCAGTGTCCGGGATGCTGTCAGCACCAGCCTCCAGCAGGCCAAGGCCAAGAGCCTGGTCTTCTCCATCCTTCTGTCAGGGAACCAGCTGGTGTCTCTCGTGAGGAAGAAGGATCAGTTCCTCCACCCCATTGACCTCCATCTGCTCTTCAACCTCAtcagctcttcttcctcctttcgGGAGGGCGAAGCCTGGACTCCTATTTGTCTCCCAAAGTTCAACTCCAGCGGCTTCTTCCATGCCCACATCTCCTACCTGGAGCAGGAGATGGACCTGTGCCTCCTGCTGGTCTCCACCGACCGCGAGGACTTCTTCACCGTCTCTGACTGTAAGCGGCGCTTCCAGGAGCGCCTGCGGCGGCGGGGGGTGCACCACGCTCTGCAGGAGGCCCTGCGCACCCCCTTTTACAGCGTCGCCCAGGTGGGCATCCCCGACCTCCGACACTTCATCTACAAGTCCAAGAGCTCCGGGCTCTTCACCAG CCCTGAGATTGAGGCACCCTACGTgcgggaggaggagaaggagaggctCTTGGGGCTCTACCAGTACCTCCACAGCCGGGCTCACAACTCTTCACGCCCCCTGAAGAACATCTACTTCACAGGCCCCCGTGAGAACCTCCTGGCGTGG GTAACCAGCGCCTTCGAGCTCTACATATGCTACAGTCCCCTGGGGACCAAGGCTGGCGCCATCAGTGCTGTCAACAAGCTCATGAAGTGGATCCGCAAGGAGGAAGACCGACTCTTCATCCTCACGCCCCAGACGTACTGA